A genomic stretch from Helianthus annuus cultivar XRQ/B chromosome 1, HanXRQr2.0-SUNRISE, whole genome shotgun sequence includes:
- the LOC110880775 gene encoding zinc finger CCCH domain-containing protein 44 produces the protein MDGWMDGQTYGRTDGRTDIGKSKSRFICNWHKCDTCKRASDFQCYCCPKSVCGRCMKSADFIHVKGKKGFCDHSLKLTLLVVEKKDVDSDGETVDFNNRNTYETLYKEYWEIINDAEKLTLEELLSAKTKLKSGKNYDSDQNDESDEYQCSDSEENEEKKPHSSEKKLKRAKPEPLGQKVKTIVKKEVKVKQGRVHGMGINTCH, from the exons atggatggatggatggacgGACAAACGTACGGACGTACGGACGGACGGACGGACATTGGGAAATCTAAAAGCCGGTTTATATGTA ATTGGCATAAATGTGATACTTGTAAAAGAGCTTCAGATTTCCAATGCTATTGCTGTCCAAAGAGTGTTTGCGGACGTTGTATGAAATCTGCCGATTTTATTCATGTTAAAGGGAAGAAAGGATTCTGTGATCACAGCTTGAAGCTTACACTACTTGTGGTAGAAAAGAAAGATGTTGATTCTGATGGG GAAACTGTAGACTTTAACAATCGGAACACGTACGAGACTCTATATAAGGAATATTGGGAGATTATTAATGACGCTGAAAAGTTGACTCTTGAAGAACTATTATCCGCCAAAACAAAACTGAAATCTGGAAAAAATTACGATTCAGACCAAAATGACGAAAGTGATGAGTACCAATGTTCGGATTCTGAAGAAAACGAAGAAAAGAAACCACATAGTTCCGAAAAGAAATTGAAAAGAGCAAAGCCTGAACCGTTAGGGCAAAAAGTAAAAACAATAGTCAAAAAGGAAGTTAAAGTCAAACAAGGAAGAGTTCATGGGATGGGGATCAACACGTGTCATTGA
- the LOC110880785 gene encoding F-box protein At4g22280: MNLHSKEVAIKRPKPPNLDETDFISKLHDSLLLQILSLLPQSDATRTRILSNRWKNLCSFLPNLHFVMPFCSNIEQVNKFHDSVDQTLALRGGIPIRMFHLYCSKNCNYNRVHDSLCNVVNCKVQELDIRFPNDRFRFRFCWDLFRTCGSLVRLTLRGGFVLNVPDVDVLFPCLKSISLVSIVYLRDVCFKNLISGCPVLEELYVERQLIGELDGMESCMVISPSLKKLRLSFALSGSGRGNFRVVIDAPRLEYLSVLDVMPTSYSLLTEPLSLTEAHLKVQTGGGDFHVAQLVTCLSNVKVLTLNDSTLTAFINVHNLDMPVFPNLVEFAIGLDVFCSWSMLPTFFNKMPNVEHITFLKGFLPFPHAQHIYTMRWNPPVEVPTCLRFKMKKITIKNRETVTPEELKLISYMLKHANHLEILTINAHKIDPKTRGQVLKFYRGSKSCRIEFV, encoded by the exons ATGAATCTACACTCAAAAGAAGTTGCGATCAAGAGGCCTAAACCTCCTAACCTCGACGAAACCGATTTCATAAGCAAATTACACGACTCACTGCTGCTTCAAATCCTCTCACTCCTCCCACAATCCGACGCAACTCGCACACGCATTTTATCAAACAGGTGGAAGAACCTCTGCTCCTTCCTCCCCAACCTTCATTTCGTCATGCCCTTTTGTTCAAACATCGAACAAGTCAACAAGTTTCACGACTCCGTCGATCAAACCCTAGCTCTTCGGGGCGGGATTCCGATTCGTATGTTTCATCTTTACTGTTCCAAGAACTGTAATTATAATCGTGTTCATGATTCCCTTTGTAATGTTGTTAATTGTAAAGTTCAAGAGCTTGATATTAGGTTTCCTAATGATAGATTTAGGTTTAGGTTTTGCTGGGATTTGTTTAGGACTTGTGGGTCTCTAGTTCGGTTAACTTTGCGAGGCGGGTTCGTGTTAAATGTGCCTGATGTTGATGTTTTGTTTCCGTGTTTGAAATCGATTAGTCTTGTGTCGATTGTTTATCTGCGTGACGTGTGTTTTAAGAATCTGATTTCCGGGTGTCCGGTTTTGGAAGAATTGTATGTGGAGAGACAACTTATAGGTGAGTTAGATGGCATGGAGAGTTGTATGGTTATTTCACCGTCTTTGAAGAAGTTAAGGTTGTCGTTTGCACTGAGTGGTAGTGGTAGAGGGAATTTTAGGGTTGTGATCGATGCGCCTAGATTGGAATACCTTAGTGTTTTGGATGTAATGCCGACAAGCTACTCGTTGTTAACGGAACCTTTGTCGCTTACTGAAGCTCACTTGAAGGTACAAACCGGTGGTGGAGATTTTCATGTTGCTCAGCTCGTGACGTGCCTCTCGAATGTCAAAGTATTGACGTTAAATGATTCGACTTTGACG GCTTTCATCAATGTCCATAATTTAGACATGCCAGTGTTCCCTAACCTGGTTGAATTTGCGATTGGGCTCGATGTTTTTTGCAGCTGGAGTATGTTGCCGACCTTTTTTAACAAAATGCCTAATGTTGAGCATATTACGTTTTTGAAG GGGTTTCTACCTTTCCCGCATGCACAGCATATCTATACCATGAGGTGGAACCCGCCAGTGGAGGTACCGACTTGTTTGCGCTTCAAGATGAAGAAAATTACCATTAAGAATCGGGAAACTGTAACACCAGAAGAGCTTAAGTTAATAAGTTATATGTTGAAACACGCAAATCATTTGGAGATTTTAACAATAAATGCTCATAAAATCGATCCAAAGACACGTGGTCAAGTATTGAAGTTCTATCGTGGCTCCAAATCCTGTCGGATTGAATTCGTCTGA